The proteins below are encoded in one region of Sphingobacterium sp. R2:
- a CDS encoding substrate-binding domain-containing protein, producing MGKYFIFSGILTLLLFCGCQPMVRKKKQVIAFSQCIGNDAWRQTMLEEMKRELSFNPDIDFLYRDAHGDNNVQINQIRELVKQDIDLLIVSPNEAEPLTPIVDSVFQRNIPVIVTDRKTSSGQYNAYVGADNLAIGKLAGQYSRTILQGKGSVGLVTGLSGTSASIEREKGFMQQIGDATAVRVSGVIHGGWEKNKAYLEMRKHINVMSQSDIIFTFNDQMAMGVKKALDEAAIKKHIKIIGVDALPGPGNGLEQIIQGKMFASILYPTGGAEAIRTALAIINHQNYRRENILATSVIDKTNAELLALQSDKIKQQQLDIDKRQEFITEQNKIYQSQKSVLNVLVVSLVLAVVFGGISIIVIRSNWEKNKHLEIQNSEILAQQKQIVEMNSQIQQAAEIKNNFFTNISHEFKTPLTLIIAPIEDLELRKDLTEEVREQLSRIKRNAKKLQRLVSDLIDIHRISKSKIKLHAAIVYIDPFIQQVIGSFKPLFKKNRISVSYVNKTSLKEVWMDEYLMEQVLSNLLSNAIKHTAASGRIEILLEENNFKDYFYLRVLDNGLGIAPSDIEHIFDPFYQGASSRNGSGIGLAYTKQIIELHHGQITVSSKPGHGSIFTLRMPIGNSHYEPAELADFDKREKPLFQQDDILETTGKMVDNNLSFRSNKSKSIMVVEDNDEIRDYLRSLLERDYNLFLAKDVQQANGMLKTHFPDLVITDIMLPDGSGLDILKDIKAFYQTAHIPVILLSALANEDTMLEGSKLMADDYITKPFNAELLRTRISNILQSRHQLKEKYSSNVEQFDSAQAEQVNDNDRRFLNNFSAIVESKLSDPRLSVDGIANELNLSRVQLYRKVKQLLDCSVNEYIIERRLKKAKSLMAEGLNINEIFSSVGFSSASYFASAFKKKYGQSPSTYKKELDKK from the coding sequence ATGGGAAAATATTTCATTTTTAGTGGCATATTGACCTTGCTTCTTTTTTGTGGATGTCAACCAATGGTCCGGAAGAAAAAGCAGGTTATCGCTTTTTCGCAGTGTATCGGAAACGATGCCTGGCGACAAACGATGCTCGAGGAAATGAAAAGAGAACTTTCCTTCAATCCCGATATTGACTTTCTTTATCGCGACGCACATGGCGACAATAATGTGCAGATCAATCAAATTCGCGAACTAGTCAAACAGGATATCGATCTTCTGATTGTATCCCCAAATGAGGCCGAGCCACTCACACCAATTGTGGACTCTGTATTCCAACGCAACATACCTGTCATCGTAACGGACCGTAAGACGTCCTCCGGCCAATATAATGCTTATGTGGGCGCCGACAATCTCGCCATCGGGAAACTGGCCGGCCAATATAGCCGCACGATTTTACAAGGAAAGGGTTCGGTCGGATTAGTCACAGGGCTATCGGGCACCTCGGCTTCAATAGAGCGTGAAAAAGGCTTTATGCAGCAAATTGGAGATGCCACAGCGGTTCGGGTGAGCGGCGTCATTCACGGCGGCTGGGAGAAAAATAAAGCCTATCTGGAAATGCGTAAGCATATAAACGTCATGAGCCAGAGTGATATCATCTTTACATTCAATGATCAGATGGCCATGGGGGTAAAAAAAGCATTGGACGAAGCGGCGATCAAAAAGCACATTAAGATAATTGGTGTTGATGCTCTTCCTGGTCCCGGAAATGGCCTTGAACAGATCATACAGGGCAAAATGTTTGCCTCCATACTCTATCCCACTGGCGGGGCTGAAGCCATTCGAACGGCCTTGGCTATCATCAACCACCAAAACTACCGCCGCGAGAATATACTCGCAACCTCTGTCATCGATAAAACCAACGCGGAGTTGCTTGCCCTGCAGTCGGATAAAATAAAACAACAGCAGCTCGATATTGACAAAAGGCAGGAGTTCATTACGGAACAGAATAAGATTTACCAAAGCCAAAAGTCCGTTCTTAATGTATTGGTCGTTAGCTTGGTCCTGGCTGTTGTTTTTGGGGGAATTTCTATTATCGTGATCAGAAGCAACTGGGAAAAGAACAAACACCTGGAAATCCAGAATAGCGAGATTCTTGCACAACAAAAACAGATCGTCGAAATGAACAGTCAAATTCAGCAAGCGGCAGAAATCAAAAATAATTTCTTTACCAATATCTCGCATGAATTTAAAACTCCGTTGACCCTTATCATCGCGCCTATCGAGGACCTTGAATTACGAAAAGATCTTACCGAAGAGGTCAGAGAACAGTTGTCACGCATCAAACGGAATGCAAAAAAATTACAACGTTTGGTCAGCGACCTTATTGATATCCATCGTATCAGTAAATCGAAGATTAAGCTACATGCGGCCATCGTTTACATTGACCCATTTATTCAGCAGGTAATAGGTAGTTTCAAACCCTTATTTAAGAAAAACAGGATCTCCGTCAGTTATGTCAACAAAACAAGCTTGAAAGAGGTTTGGATGGACGAATACCTGATGGAACAGGTATTATCCAATTTATTGTCCAACGCGATCAAACATACAGCGGCAAGTGGCAGAATTGAAATTTTATTGGAAGAAAACAATTTCAAAGACTATTTCTATCTACGTGTATTGGATAATGGCCTAGGGATTGCCCCAAGTGATATTGAGCATATTTTTGATCCTTTTTATCAGGGCGCCAGTAGTCGTAATGGCTCCGGAATCGGCCTCGCCTACACCAAACAGATCATCGAACTGCATCATGGCCAAATTACTGTGAGTAGCAAACCCGGCCATGGATCGATATTCACCCTACGTATGCCAATTGGAAATAGTCACTACGAGCCTGCTGAACTGGCCGATTTCGACAAGCGAGAAAAACCGCTGTTTCAACAAGACGACATATTGGAGACAACAGGAAAGATGGTAGACAACAATCTTTCTTTTCGATCCAACAAGTCAAAAAGTATTATGGTCGTCGAAGACAATGATGAAATCAGAGATTATCTCCGCTCCCTATTAGAAAGGGATTACAATCTCTTTCTGGCAAAGGATGTGCAACAAGCCAATGGAATGTTGAAGACACATTTTCCAGATCTAGTCATTACGGATATTATGCTTCCTGATGGTAGCGGTCTGGATATTCTAAAAGACATCAAAGCATTTTATCAGACCGCACATATTCCCGTCATCTTACTGAGTGCACTCGCCAATGAGGATACAATGCTCGAAGGAAGTAAATTGATGGCCGATGACTACATTACTAAACCTTTCAATGCCGAATTACTGCGGACACGCATTTCAAACATCCTACAGTCACGCCATCAGCTTAAAGAAAAATATAGCAGCAATGTGGAACAGTTTGATAGCGCTCAAGCTGAGCAGGTCAATGATAACGATAGACGTTTTCTGAACAATTTTTCCGCGATTGTCGAATCCAAATTATCAGACCCGCGATTGAGTGTGGACGGTATTGCCAACGAGCTTAACCTCTCCCGCGTGCAGCTCTACCGCAAAGTCAAACAGTTACTTGACTGCAGTGTCAACGAATACATTATCGAACGAAGATTAAAGAAAGCCAAAAGCCTTATGGCTGAAGGACTAAACATCAATGAAATATTTAGCAGTGTCGGTTTTTCCTCAGCATCCTATTTCGCTTCGGCCTTTAAAAAGAAATATGGCCAGTCCCCAAGTACTTATAAAAAAGAACTTGACAAAAAATAG
- a CDS encoding FecR domain-containing protein: MQYPNQELEKLIDKYLKGEANSQEIDTVERFFDSFSSRPSLLKTLPEEVQHALKNRIHSGIMARLSVGKKRSFSLSQIAAAAAVLCIAFAGVYLYKTKAPNNQEITLSDGQQRQIVLQDGTKVTLNASSKIIYPASFKDSSTREVTLIGEAFFDVKKDPAKPFLIHTPRMEISVLGTAFNVRDYAGENEAETALVRGKVSIWKTGANAQKFILKPKQKFVITKTAESKEASPSSVHQSAASSMSVAIQPFVIAENDGSALETEWLLNRMTIQEERLLDIALKLERMYGVEIKITNQAIASKRYSAVFENEQLENILKALQTVNYFQIKKTGKNQFELF, translated from the coding sequence ATGCAATATCCTAACCAAGAGCTTGAAAAGCTCATTGACAAATACTTAAAGGGCGAAGCCAATTCGCAAGAGATCGACACCGTAGAGCGATTTTTCGATTCATTCTCATCACGGCCGAGTTTGCTCAAAACACTTCCTGAAGAAGTGCAGCACGCCTTAAAAAATCGTATCCATAGCGGTATCATGGCTAGATTATCGGTTGGAAAGAAACGCTCTTTCAGTTTATCCCAAATTGCCGCCGCCGCTGCCGTCTTGTGTATAGCATTTGCTGGCGTATATTTATACAAAACAAAAGCGCCCAACAATCAAGAGATCACCCTATCGGATGGACAACAGCGTCAAATTGTATTACAAGACGGAACAAAAGTTACACTCAATGCCTCCAGCAAAATAATATATCCTGCTTCATTCAAAGACTCAAGCACACGCGAAGTGACTTTAATCGGGGAAGCATTTTTTGATGTCAAAAAAGATCCTGCTAAACCTTTCCTTATTCATACACCGAGAATGGAAATTAGTGTCTTAGGGACTGCCTTCAATGTACGTGATTATGCGGGAGAAAATGAGGCCGAAACAGCTTTAGTGCGTGGAAAAGTATCGATCTGGAAAACAGGAGCCAACGCTCAGAAATTCATCTTAAAGCCCAAACAAAAATTTGTGATCACAAAAACAGCTGAATCTAAAGAGGCATCGCCCTCCAGCGTCCATCAATCTGCAGCATCTTCGATGTCTGTAGCTATACAGCCATTCGTTATCGCTGAAAACGATGGTTCTGCTTTAGAAACTGAATGGTTATTAAATCGTATGACAATCCAAGAAGAGAGATTACTTGATATCGCATTGAAACTGGAACGCATGTACGGGGTGGAGATCAAAATTACAAATCAAGCGATAGCCAGCAAACGCTACTCAGCGGTATTCGAAAACGAACAACTCGAAAATATTCTTAAAGCATTACAAACTGTCAACTACTTTCAAATTAAAAAAACGGGGAAAAATCAATTCGAATTATTTTAA
- a CDS encoding erythromycin esterase family protein, with the protein MRSVLCALAVTIILILSFNKLVYDDMPVANATIVLNEVNRHKQDVKSILMTDSNFSDLSFFDAMLKNNRILMLGEMMHNDGETFKAKARIIRYLHEHLDYDVVLYEAGQYDMWMMNAQMDTLMDKSQEKTIGGTGLFDFWWQNQENQPLLTYYKKTKSTERPMILGGFDIQFSGRGLSNIRVKLLEDFLLKNGIDSTKYPLLKKNSNRLEYLTYEPFANKHLDANQKKQFLAEFDGLSRMIRGRKPDAEQLIYSRYLSDMKNNFDKSWRYKSGSMQSMHFRDSLMAENLIYQIDSVYAGKKIIVWCANIHSFSAPYNKEYVPLGAYIKNRYGNQAYSLDFTSYGRYDKTGRVVDRVGKLAVENVFHATKSPYFFLDLRQLPNNSMLKQRFSSVINQGIDEERKWHEFIDGIFYIDINKAPIYR; encoded by the coding sequence ATGAGAAGTGTTCTATGCGCACTTGCGGTAACGATTATCTTAATCTTATCGTTTAATAAACTTGTTTATGATGATATGCCCGTAGCCAACGCTACGATAGTATTGAACGAAGTAAATCGTCATAAACAAGACGTCAAAAGTATCTTAATGACCGATAGTAATTTTTCGGATTTAAGTTTTTTTGATGCTATGCTAAAAAACAATAGAATCCTGATGTTGGGCGAAATGATGCACAATGATGGCGAAACTTTTAAAGCGAAAGCCAGGATCATTCGTTATCTCCACGAACATCTGGATTATGATGTTGTTTTATATGAGGCAGGGCAGTATGATATGTGGATGATGAATGCACAGATGGATACCCTGATGGATAAGTCGCAGGAAAAAACGATCGGTGGTACTGGACTATTCGACTTCTGGTGGCAAAATCAGGAAAATCAGCCCCTCTTAACGTATTATAAAAAAACAAAATCAACAGAGCGTCCAATGATCCTCGGCGGATTTGATATCCAATTTTCAGGCAGGGGCTTATCAAATATACGCGTAAAATTATTGGAAGATTTCCTGCTTAAAAACGGGATAGATTCGACCAAATATCCGTTATTGAAAAAAAATAGCAACAGGCTGGAGTATCTAACTTATGAACCTTTTGCCAATAAGCATCTCGATGCGAATCAAAAGAAACAATTTCTAGCAGAATTTGACGGGTTGAGCCGTATGATCCGGGGGCGTAAACCAGACGCGGAGCAGCTGATATATAGTCGATACCTGTCAGATATGAAAAATAACTTTGACAAATCTTGGCGCTATAAATCAGGATCAATGCAGAGCATGCATTTTAGGGATTCCCTGATGGCAGAAAATCTAATCTATCAAATCGATTCCGTCTATGCAGGTAAAAAGATTATTGTCTGGTGTGCCAATATCCATAGTTTTTCTGCTCCGTACAACAAGGAATATGTTCCTCTCGGTGCTTATATAAAAAACAGATATGGGAATCAAGCTTACAGTCTAGATTTTACTTCCTATGGACGATATGATAAAACTGGCCGTGTTGTCGATAGAGTGGGTAAGTTGGCCGTGGAAAATGTATTTCATGCCACTAAATCACCCTATTTCTTTTTGGATCTTCGTCAGTTGCCCAACAATAGCATGTTAAAACAACGTTTTAGTTCAGTCATTAATCAGGGGATTGATGAAGAAAGAAAATGGCACGAGTTTATCGATGGCATTTTCTATATCGATATCAATAAAGCTCCAATTTACCGCTAA
- a CDS encoding ABC transporter permease yields the protein MANTFYTAFLSEKYKLLRNREIFGVLIVPMVLVFAIAGYIIYDVIDSGGAVTVPNPWKLLLGRYVFQFFYLLYPILVALFVYACCDVEYKNNNYKILFTLPISKSNIFFSKAVFILLTLLFSILFAYAAFLINGYLLSQIYPVLGFQNYDYRQVIFYTFLKLFIALSAIAMIQLALSLLFRSFIYPIGLGMFMLVFSVLVAQKRFSDFIPYTGAYNAVRNILSENDSFARLDYSNMLMLVIFLLISFYLFKRKGQF from the coding sequence ATGGCTAATACATTCTATACCGCTTTCTTGTCGGAAAAGTACAAACTCCTGCGCAATAGGGAGATTTTTGGGGTACTGATCGTTCCTATGGTGCTCGTTTTTGCGATTGCCGGTTATATTATTTATGATGTTATAGATTCAGGAGGGGCAGTGACGGTTCCTAACCCTTGGAAACTTCTGCTTGGCAGATATGTTTTTCAGTTTTTTTACCTGCTCTATCCCATCCTTGTTGCTTTATTCGTCTATGCCTGTTGTGATGTCGAGTATAAGAATAACAATTATAAAATACTCTTTACCCTACCCATCAGTAAATCGAATATTTTCTTTTCCAAAGCCGTCTTTATTCTGTTGACCTTACTGTTTTCAATACTCTTTGCTTACGCTGCATTTCTGATCAACGGCTATTTGCTAAGTCAGATTTACCCTGTACTTGGTTTCCAGAATTATGACTATAGACAGGTGATTTTTTATACTTTTCTGAAGCTTTTTATCGCCCTATCAGCTATTGCGATGATCCAGCTGGCTTTGAGTTTGTTGTTCCGAAGTTTTATTTACCCGATTGGGTTAGGGATGTTTATGTTGGTGTTTTCAGTGCTGGTGGCGCAAAAAAGATTTTCGGATTTTATACCTTATACAGGGGCCTATAATGCGGTAAGGAATATCTTATCCGAGAATGATTCCTTTGCACGGCTAGACTATAGCAACATGCTGATGCTCGTCATATTTCTATTGATCAGTTTTTACTTATTCAAGCGGAAAGGACAGTTTTAA
- a CDS encoding RNA polymerase sigma factor — translation MKNDKYASQNDESLLIGLGEGDLAAFNILYDKYWSVLLDESYKRLEDLASCEEIVQDIFIDLWKHGSKRDIHNVEAYLFTCMKYKVFETYKKNRRRTALIEENSSYYQKQNNTAGDLYDEKDLKSLIEQWVANLPQKRKEIFKMRYLDGLTTKEISDLTETSQNTVQNHLGVSIHKLKKLVIQHFLTLLLILFNCK, via the coding sequence ATGAAAAACGATAAATATGCATCTCAAAACGACGAAAGCTTACTGATTGGGCTTGGAGAAGGCGATTTAGCGGCTTTCAACATTTTATATGATAAGTATTGGTCAGTACTGTTAGATGAATCGTATAAACGGCTTGAGGACCTAGCTTCCTGTGAGGAAATTGTACAAGACATATTTATCGACCTTTGGAAACACGGCTCTAAGAGAGACATCCACAATGTGGAAGCCTACCTTTTTACCTGCATGAAATACAAAGTTTTCGAAACATATAAAAAAAATAGACGAAGAACAGCACTTATTGAAGAAAATTCCTCATACTACCAAAAACAAAATAATACAGCGGGAGACCTGTACGACGAAAAGGATCTAAAATCTTTGATTGAACAATGGGTAGCCAATCTTCCACAAAAAAGAAAAGAAATCTTTAAAATGCGGTATCTGGACGGACTCACCACAAAAGAAATCAGCGATCTAACGGAAACATCCCAAAATACAGTCCAAAATCATCTTGGTGTGTCAATACACAAACTGAAGAAACTTGTTATCCAGCATTTCCTGACTCTTCTTTTAATTTTATTCAACTGTAAATAA
- a CDS encoding GH92 family glycosyl hydrolase, whose translation MLTKNIKRKTNTLLRTICCCSLLSVSMLKGFSQGKMTKDYVDYVNPYMGKISHLLVPTYPTVHLPNSLLRVYPERGDYTSDRLYGLPLIVTSHRGKSAFNLSALVKLPDRLKPVQLYSYDQEEIHPYAYSVFLDQEQIQVDYALSHQSGLYTFTFPNTSKKYLQFNSQQGKLQWDGKGLSGVQDIGNGTRVYIYAIPESNPIAVKRLQGQQLENATEAAGKNSCMILEFRQAGTSLRMKYGVSFIDVAQAKANLKREISDFDRQKLADIGRKIWNDALGKIAVEDGNESNKHVFYTSLYRCYERPVNISEDGRYYSAFDGKVHQDEGKPFFTDDWIWDSYRAHHPLRVLLDPNTESMILNSFVRMSEQMEQPWLPTFPEITGDSRRMNSNHGVATLLDAYRKGVRNFDIKKAYLAAKGAITEKTLAPWSGKPAGKLDEFFKEKGYIPALYPGEKETIPEVNGFERRQPVAVTLGTSYDLWCLAQLAQELGIQADYDLFMKQSFNYRNLFNEQTKFFHPKDDKGNFIMPFDYVFSGGQGAREYYGENNAWIYRWDVQHNIPDLIKLMGGNESFVKYLDEMFQQPLGRSKFDFYAQLPDHTGNVGQFSMANEPALHIPYLYNYAGQPWMTQKRIRKLIGEWFRNDLMGVPGDEDGGGMSAFVVFSQMGFYPVTPGLTSYSIGSPFFQKVSIQLPNGKSFVIIGKNASARNKYIQSAKLNGKELNVPKLTHADLLKGGTLEFVMGDKANRNWGIAE comes from the coding sequence ATGCTAACGAAGAATATCAAACGTAAAACCAATACATTGTTACGCACAATCTGTTGCTGTTCTCTTCTTTCGGTCAGTATGCTAAAAGGTTTTTCCCAAGGTAAAATGACGAAAGACTATGTGGACTATGTCAATCCATACATGGGGAAAATCAGTCATTTATTGGTACCAACCTACCCAACGGTTCACTTGCCAAACAGCCTTTTGCGCGTGTATCCCGAGCGAGGAGACTATACGTCAGATCGCCTATATGGTTTGCCACTGATCGTCACCAGCCATCGTGGCAAATCGGCTTTCAACCTTAGTGCACTGGTTAAATTGCCCGATCGTTTGAAACCGGTACAACTTTATAGTTACGATCAAGAGGAAATCCATCCGTATGCCTATTCTGTGTTCTTGGATCAAGAGCAAATTCAGGTAGACTATGCGCTGTCGCACCAGTCGGGACTTTATACCTTTACTTTTCCCAACACCTCAAAAAAATATCTTCAGTTCAACTCGCAGCAGGGAAAACTTCAATGGGATGGCAAGGGACTTTCGGGGGTACAGGATATTGGAAATGGTACCCGTGTATATATTTATGCCATTCCCGAGTCCAATCCGATTGCGGTGAAGCGACTGCAGGGCCAACAACTGGAAAATGCAACCGAAGCTGCCGGTAAGAATTCGTGTATGATATTGGAGTTTCGTCAGGCCGGCACTAGCTTGCGCATGAAATATGGTGTTTCATTTATTGATGTCGCGCAAGCGAAAGCCAATTTAAAGCGTGAGATCAGCGATTTTGATCGGCAAAAGCTTGCTGATATAGGACGTAAAATATGGAACGATGCCTTAGGTAAAATTGCTGTGGAAGACGGAAATGAATCTAATAAGCACGTTTTTTATACGTCTTTATACCGTTGCTACGAACGCCCTGTCAATATTTCTGAAGATGGTCGTTATTACAGCGCGTTCGACGGAAAGGTACATCAGGACGAAGGTAAACCTTTCTTTACAGATGACTGGATCTGGGACTCTTACCGGGCACATCACCCATTACGGGTACTCTTGGATCCCAACACAGAATCCATGATCCTCAATTCTTTTGTCCGGATGTCCGAGCAAATGGAGCAGCCTTGGTTGCCTACTTTTCCCGAGATTACCGGCGACAGTAGACGGATGAATTCCAATCATGGCGTAGCAACTTTATTGGATGCTTACCGCAAGGGAGTGCGCAATTTTGATATCAAGAAAGCTTATCTGGCGGCAAAAGGTGCAATTACAGAAAAGACTTTGGCTCCATGGTCGGGTAAACCGGCAGGAAAATTAGACGAATTTTTTAAGGAGAAAGGCTATATTCCAGCATTGTACCCAGGAGAGAAAGAAACGATACCAGAAGTAAACGGTTTTGAACGGAGACAACCGGTCGCAGTAACCTTGGGTACCTCTTACGATTTATGGTGCTTGGCACAGCTTGCTCAAGAATTGGGTATTCAGGCTGATTATGATCTCTTTATGAAGCAATCTTTCAATTATAGAAATCTTTTCAACGAACAGACCAAATTTTTCCATCCCAAAGATGACAAAGGAAATTTTATCATGCCTTTTGATTATGTGTTTTCTGGCGGACAGGGAGCACGGGAATATTACGGTGAAAACAATGCCTGGATCTACCGCTGGGATGTGCAGCATAATATTCCTGATCTGATCAAACTGATGGGTGGGAACGAATCTTTTGTCAAGTACCTTGATGAGATGTTCCAGCAGCCTTTGGGGCGTTCAAAGTTTGACTTTTATGCACAGCTTCCAGATCACACGGGAAATGTCGGACAATTTTCGATGGCAAACGAGCCGGCTTTGCATATTCCTTATCTATATAACTATGCTGGACAACCTTGGATGACACAGAAAAGGATACGCAAGCTGATCGGGGAATGGTTTAGAAACGATTTAATGGGGGTGCCGGGAGATGAAGACGGTGGTGGAATGTCTGCTTTTGTGGTCTTTTCCCAAATGGGCTTCTATCCGGTTACACCGGGTTTGACGTCCTACAGCATCGGATCTCCATTTTTCCAGAAGGTGAGCATACAGCTTCCTAATGGTAAGTCTTTTGTTATTATCGGCAAGAATGCATCGGCAAGAAACAAATACATTCAGTCGGCGAAATTGAATGGAAAGGAGTTGAATGTTCCAAAGCTGACCCATGCCGATTTGCTGAAAGGTGGCACATTGGAGTTTGTGATGGGGGATAAAGCAAATCGAAATTGGGGAATAGCAGAGTAA
- a CDS encoding sugar porter family MFS transporter has translation MNKNTVLAWSFVVALGGFLFGFDTAVISGAEKAVQEHWHLSEFQHGLTMAIALIGTVVGAALGALPSDKLGRKNTLFAVAALYFISAIGSALANDWTIFILFRFLGGIGVGVSSVTAPIYISEISPAASRGKLVGLFQFNVVLGILIAYLSNYFIGQVGEESWRWMLGVQCFPSLLFFCLIFLIPESPRWLLLHRGNLAEATRIMKKINSDGYELEISKIQESKSNTTGEGKLFVRENAKPILLAFCFALFNQVSGINAIIYYAPRVFEMAGLGSQSSLLSTVGIGVVNFIFTLLAINFIDKVGRRKLMLVGSIGLIVSLALVSHAFYTNQTTGFAITIYLMSFIAFFAFSQGAVIWVFISEIFPNDVRAKGQTFGSLTHWVMAAIITFCFPALTEMLGGGGTFLIFALFMVLQLVYVLKFMPETKGKSLEDLGHTINLH, from the coding sequence ATGAACAAAAACACGGTATTAGCTTGGTCCTTTGTAGTGGCTTTAGGCGGATTTTTATTTGGATTTGATACAGCGGTTATTTCGGGGGCAGAAAAGGCCGTCCAGGAGCATTGGCATTTGAGTGAGTTTCAGCATGGACTGACAATGGCCATCGCCTTGATAGGTACAGTTGTCGGTGCAGCTTTGGGTGCACTGCCTTCCGATAAATTGGGCCGTAAAAATACCTTATTTGCTGTTGCAGCCCTTTACTTTATTTCAGCGATTGGTAGCGCACTGGCGAATGACTGGACGATATTTATTTTATTTCGCTTTTTAGGTGGGATAGGTGTTGGCGTGTCTTCGGTAACTGCACCAATCTATATATCAGAAATCTCCCCGGCAGCATCGCGGGGTAAGTTGGTAGGGCTTTTTCAGTTCAACGTTGTATTGGGTATTTTGATAGCCTATTTGTCCAATTATTTTATCGGTCAGGTTGGCGAAGAGTCCTGGCGCTGGATGCTAGGGGTGCAATGCTTTCCATCGTTGTTATTCTTTTGTTTGATCTTTCTCATCCCTGAAAGTCCGAGATGGTTGCTCCTACACAGGGGGAATTTGGCCGAGGCAACACGGATTATGAAAAAAATTAATTCAGATGGTTATGAGCTGGAAATTTCAAAAATTCAGGAGTCCAAAAGCAATACCACAGGGGAGGGCAAACTCTTCGTTCGCGAAAATGCCAAACCTATTTTATTGGCCTTTTGTTTTGCGCTGTTCAATCAAGTTTCAGGTATCAACGCGATTATATATTATGCGCCGCGTGTATTTGAAATGGCTGGTTTGGGCTCGCAAAGTTCATTGCTTTCGACAGTTGGTATAGGGGTTGTCAATTTTATATTTACATTGCTGGCCATCAATTTCATCGATAAGGTCGGCAGAAGAAAATTAATGTTGGTGGGCTCGATCGGGCTGATTGTTTCATTGGCACTCGTTTCCCATGCTTTTTATACCAACCAAACGACGGGTTTTGCGATCACAATCTATCTGATGAGTTTCATTGCCTTTTTCGCATTCTCGCAAGGTGCGGTGATTTGGGTGTTTATTTCGGAAATTTTTCCGAATGATGTACGTGCCAAAGGGCAGACATTTGGTAGCTTGACACATTGGGTGATGGCGGCGATTATCACCTTTTGTTTCCCGGCCTTGACGGAAATGCTCGGCGGCGGCGGTACCTTCTTGATCTTTGCCCTATTTATGGTGCTGCAGCTTGTTTATGTGCTCAAGTTTATGCCGGAGACAAAAGGGAAATCATTGGAAGATCTTGGGCATACCATCAATTTACATTAG
- a CDS encoding ABC transporter ATP-binding protein — MESILTQQLSFKIGAKTILDNISLQVPDRSIYGYLGRNGAGKSTTIKLLLGLLEDQADTIFIQGNSLKAHPIGVYANVGNLIEAPCYYTKLTVFENLKYLDIIHKKGNKRIDEVLEMVDLHREKKKKASALSMGMKQRLGIAMAIFHDPQLLILDEPLNGLDPQGIVETRNLFCHLNEQGKTIFLSSHILSELEKITTHIGIIEGGKMIFQGTKQELLGQVDREVYLRTASPEATASVLRNNGFSGVKTDGESIAVTIGDDLQFGLMIKSLVEKQIDIYGLESRSADLEQIFINLITRVNG, encoded by the coding sequence ATGGAAAGTATCTTAACACAACAACTTAGCTTTAAAATAGGCGCAAAAACAATCTTGGATAATATTAGCCTACAAGTCCCAGACAGGAGTATTTATGGATATCTCGGCCGAAATGGGGCGGGAAAATCCACAACAATCAAATTGCTTTTAGGTCTTTTGGAGGATCAGGCAGATACGATTTTTATTCAGGGAAATAGTTTAAAGGCGCATCCCATAGGTGTTTATGCCAATGTTGGAAACTTGATTGAGGCCCCATGCTATTATACGAAATTGACCGTTTTTGAAAATTTAAAGTACTTGGATATCATCCACAAAAAAGGCAACAAACGCATTGATGAAGTATTGGAAATGGTAGATCTTCATCGGGAAAAGAAGAAAAAAGCCAGTGCCCTGTCCATGGGGATGAAACAGCGGCTGGGAATAGCGATGGCGATTTTTCATGATCCGCAATTGCTTATCCTGGACGAACCATTAAATGGTCTCGATCCACAGGGAATTGTCGAAACGCGCAATTTGTTTTGTCATCTCAACGAACAGGGAAAAACGATCTTTCTTTCGAGTCATATTTTGAGTGAGCTTGAAAAAATAACGACACACATTGGTATCATTGAAGGTGGGAAAATGATTTTCCAGGGAACCAAACAGGAGCTGCTGGGACAGGTTGACCGAGAAGTGTACCTACGTACAGCCAGTCCCGAAGCAACAGCTTCGGTTTTGCGAAATAACGGGTTTTCTGGTGTTAAAACCGATGGAGAAAGCATTGCCGTCACTATCGGCGATGATCTGCAATTTGGTCTTATGATCAAATCTTTGGTCGAAAAGCAGATTGATATTTATGGATTGGAATCCCGTAGTGCTGATCTTGAACAAATTTTTATAAACCTTATCACTCGTGTAAATGGCTAA